In a genomic window of Gadus macrocephalus chromosome 9, ASM3116895v1:
- the kif21a gene encoding kinesin-like protein KIF21A isoform X4, which yields MPGEPQVILGKDKAFTYDHVFDMDSQQDAIYEACTEKLIEGCFEGYNATIFAYGQTGSGKTYTMGTGFDVNIGEEELGIIPRAVHHLYRGVAQRRQAAQDQGRPVPEFKINAQFLELYNEDVLDLFDSVRDAKQKPHIKIHEDAAGGIYTVGVTTRTVATEEEMMQCLKLGALSRTTASTQMNVQSSRSHAIFTIHLCQVRVCAPDPDADADAQDGETDNRVSNGNSEIDEFETLTAKFHFVDLAGSERLKRTGATGERAKEGISINCGLLALGNVISALGDRSKRSSHVPYRDSKLTRLLQDSLGGNSQTVMIACISPSDRDFMETLNSLKYANRARNIKNKVVVNQDRASQQISVLRTEIARLQIELMEYKTGKRLAGEDGVESFSDMFHENAMLQTESGNLRLRVKAMQETIDAQRARLTQVLSDQANQALSRAGEGGSEEIGNMIHGYIKEIEDLRAKLLESEAINESLRKNLSRASTRQSLYGGPGGPFSSMAPEKETSDVIELAKKDLEKLKKRERKKKRSAVKEELPDNDQDKGAEGAEKEGPERANEEAEMEPQEGSDHEEGEEDEEEDEEEMDVEESSDDSDSESDEKENFQADLANITCEIAIKQKLIDELENSQRRLHTLKQQYEQKLMMLQSKIRDTQLERDRVLHNMGSVESGTEDKARKIKLEYEKRLSVMNKELQKLQTAQKEHARLLKNQSQYEKQMKKLTLDVAEMKKTKVRLMKQMKEQQEKNRMNESRRNREIASLKKDQRKQEHQLKLLEAQKRQQELILRRKTEEVTALRRQARPTSGKVIRKVTTSDPSQDPYRPPSGRMYAPGNAAPNGTRSSYRRMTGLYSTRVARVKWQSLERRISDVIMQRMTISNMEADMNRLLKQREELTKRKEKVIRKRERLSREGPEAERAAAAPLNEEVDALGANIDYINDSIADCQANIMQMEEAKEEGDTADVSAVIGSCTLTESRFLLDHFMFMVINKGLQAAQKESQVKVMEGRLKQTEITSATQNQLLFHMLKEKAEVNPELDALLGNALQELGSIPPENADDSSSDESAQSPSAEGSTLASDLMKLCGDTRTRSKARRRTTTQMELLYPNSDSAPDTPTDFSSPMLPLAETPEGGGELDLSGSSVRDYTALSPGFSSKMGSIAVSSGSRAPSGAERRAPEPSPLSRRKTYDKAQAASDRAKVKEIKQGIISPVQGSKSSRLAALQCVHVAEGHSKAVLCVDSTDDLLFTGSKDRTCKVWNLVTGQEIMALGGHPNNVVSVRYSSSLVFTVSTSYIKVWDIRDSAKCIRTLTSSGLVNVGEVCSANTSRTVTIPAGENQINQMALNASGTVLYAAAGNSVRAWDLRRFASTGKLTGHLGPVMCLTVDQTVNHQDLVITGSKDHYIRLFDVTEGSLGSIAPTHNFEPPHYDGIESLVVQGDLLFSGSRDNGIKKWDLDRKDLLQQVPNAHRDWVCALGLVPGTAALLSGCRGGVLKLWHTDTLGPLGELRGHESPINGISTNSSHLFTASDDRTVKIWRARGGLDSTTDAADAAEELASN from the exons ATGCCCGGGGAGCCACAGGTGATCCTGGGGAAGGACAAGGCCTTCACCTACGACCACGTCTTCGACATGGACTCCCAGCAGGACGCCATCTACGAGGCCTGCACCGAGAAGCTCATAGAGGGATGCTTTGAGGGCTACAACGCCACCATCTTTGCCTACGGACAG ACGGGCTCGGGGAAGACGTACACCATGGGGACGGGCTTCGACGTCAACAtcggggaggaggagctgggcatCATCCCCCGCGCCGTGCACCACCTGTACCGGGGCGTGGCCCAGCGCCGCCAGGCCGCCCAGGACCAGGGCCGGCCCGTACCCGAGTTCAAGATCAACGCCCAGTTCCTGGAG CTCTACAACGAGGACGTCCTGGACCTGTTTGACTCTGTCCGAGACGCCAAGCAGAAACCCCACATCAAGATCCACGAGGACGCGGCGGGGGGCATCTACACCGTGGGGGTCACCACCCGCACCGTGGCCACCGAGGAAGAG ATGATGCAGTGCCTGAAGCTGGGGGCCCTCTCCCGGACCACCGCCAGCACCCAGATGAACGTGCAGAGCTCGCGCTCCCACGCCATCTTCACCATCCACCTCTGCCAAGTGCGCGTGTGCGCCCCCGACCCCGACGCTGACGCCGACGCC CAGGACGGAGAGACGGACAACAGGGTTTCCAACGGCAACTCGGAGATCGACGAGTTTGAAACCCTGACAGCCAAGTTCCACTTCGTGGACCTGGCCGGGTCGGAGAGGCTCAAGAGAACCGGGGCGACGGGGGAGCGCGCCAAGGAGGGCATCTCCATCAACTGTGGACTG CTGGCCTTGGGGAACGTGATCAGTGCCTTGGGAGACCGTAGCAAGCGGTCGTCCCACGTCCCGTACAGAGACTCCAAGCTCACCAGACTGCTGCAGGACTCCCTAGGGGGCAACAG CCAAACGGTGATGATCGCCTGCATCAGCCCGTCTGACCGGGACTTCATGGAGACTCTGAACTCACTGAAGTACGCCAACCGGGCGCGCAACATCAAGAACAAGGTGGTGGTGAACCAGGACCGCGCCAGCCAGCAGATCAGCGTCCTGAGAACCGAAATCGCCCGGCTGCAGATCGAGCTCATGGAGTACAAGACG gggaAGCGCTTGGCGGGGGAGGACGGCGTGGAGAGCTTCAGCGACATGTTCCACGAGAACGCCATGCTGCAGACGGAGAGCGGGAACCTGCGGCTCCGGGTCAAGGCCATGCAGGAGACCATCGACGCCCAGCGGGCCCGCCTCACCCAGGTCCTCAGCGACCAGGCCAACCAGGCGCTCAGCCGGGCAG GGGAGGGAGGCAGCGAGGAGATCGGCAACATGATCCACGGTTACATCAAGGAGATCGAAGACctcag AGCCAAGCTGCTGGAGAGCGAGGCCATCAACGAGAGCCTCCGTAAGAACCTGTCCCGGGCCTCCACCCGCCAGTCCCTgtacgggggccccggggggcccttctcctccatggccCCCGAGAAGGAGACCTCGGACGTCATTGAGCTGGCCAAGAAGGACCTGGAGAAGCTGAAGAAACGGGAGcgcaagaagaagaggag CGCTGTGAAGGAGGAGCTTCCAGACAACGACCAGGACaagggggcggagggggcggagaaggagggGCCGGAGAGGGCCAACGAGGAGGCAGAGATG GAACCCCAGGAGGGCAGCGACcacgaggagggagaggaggacgaggaggaggatgaggaggagatggacgtGGAGGAGAGCTCGGACGACTCTGACTCAGAGTCGGATGAAAAAG AGAACTTCCAGGCGGACCTGGCCAACATCACATGTGAGATCGCCATCAAGCAGAAGCTGATTGACGAGCTGGAGAACAGCCAGCGGCGGCTGCACACGCTGAAGCAGCAGTACGAGCAGAAGCTCATGATGCTGCAGAGCAAGATCAGGGACACCCAGCTGGAGAGGGACCGCGTGCTGCACAACATGG gctCGGTGGAGAGCGGCACGGAGGACAAGGCCCGCAAGATCAAGCTGGAGTACGAGAAGAGGCTGAGCGTGATGAACAAGGAGCTGCAGAAGCTGCAGACGGCTCAGAAGGAGCACGCCCGCCTGCTGAAGAACCAGTCGCAGTACGAGAAGCAGATGAAGAAACTGACCCTGGACGTGGCCGAGATGAAGAAGACCAAG GTCAGGCTGATGAAGCAGAtgaaggagcagcaggagaagaACCGAATGAACGAGTCTCGCAGGAACCGGGAAATCGCCTCCCTGAAGAAAGACCAGCGCAAGCAGGAG CACCAACTCAAGCTGCTTGAGGCCCAGAAGAGGCAGCAGGAGCTGATCCTAAGGAGGAAGACTGAGGAG GTCACGGCTCTGAGGCGACAGGCCCGGCCCACGTCTGGGAAGGTCATCAGGAAGGTCACAACCTCTGACCCCAGCCAGGACCCCTACAGACCTCCCTCTGGACGCATGTACGCCCCGGGCAACGCTGCTCCAAACGGCACCAG GTCTTCGTACCGGCGCATGACGGGCCTGTACTCCACCAGAGTGGCCCGGGTAAAATGGCAGTCCTTGGAGCGCCGCATCTCTGACGTCATCATGCAGAGGATGACCATCTCCAACATGGAGGCCGACATGAACCGCCTGCTCAAG CAACGGGAGGAGCTGACCAAGCGCAAGGAGAAGGTGATCCGGAAGCGGGAGCGTCTGTCGAGGGAGGGGCCGGAGGCggagcgggcggcggcggcgccactGAACGAGGAGGTCGACGCCCTGGGGGCGAACATCGACTACATCAATGACAGCATCGCCGACTGCCAGGCCAACATCATGCAGATGGAGGAGGCTAAG gaggagggagacacgGCGGACGTCTCGGCCGTGATTGGCTCGTGCACGCTGACAGAATCCCGCTTCCTACTGGATCACTTCATGTTCATGGTCATCAACAAG ggtCTGCAGGCGGCCCAGAAGGAGTCCCAGGTGAAGGTGATGGAGGGGCGTCTGAAGCAGACGGAGATCACCAGCGCCACCCAGAACCAGCTGCTGTTCCACATGCTGAAGGAGAAGGCCGAGGTCAACCCTGAGCTGGACGCGCTGCTCGGGAACGCCCTGCAGG AGCTAGGTAGCATACCGCCGG AGAACGCAGACGACAGCAGCAGCGACGAGTCAGCCCAGAGTCCCTCGGCAGAAGGGAG CACCTTGGCTTCGGACCTCATGAAGCTGTGTGGGGACACCAGAACCAGGAGTAAG GCTCGCAGGCGGACCACCACTCAGATGGAGCTGCTGTACCCCAACAGTGACTCCGCCCCGGACACGCCCACCGACTTCTCCAGCCCCATGCTGCCATTGGCCGAAACGCCGGAAGGGGGCGGGGAGCTGGACTTGTCGGGCTCCTCTGTCAGGGACTACACTGCTCTTTCTCCTGGCTTCTCCTCTAAAATGGGCAGCAT AGCGGTCAGCTCAGGGTCCCGGGCTCCGTCAGGGGCCGAGAGGCGGGCCCCCGAGCCGTCCCCGCTCTCTCGCAGGAAGACCTATGACAAGGCACAGGCCGCGTCCGACAGGGCAAAGGTCAAGGAGATCAAACA GGGTATCATCAGCCCTGTGCAGGGCTCTAAGAGCAGCCGTCTGGCGGCTCTGCAGTGCGTCCACGTGGCTGAGGGCCACAGCAAGGCGGTGCTCTGTGTGGACAGCACCGACGACCTGCTGTTCACTGGCTCCAAGG accgGACCTGCAAGGTGTGGAACCTGGTGACGGGCCAGGAGATCATGGCCCTGGGGGGCCACCCCAACAACGTGGTGTCGGTGCGCTACAGCTCCAGCCTGGTGTTCACCGTCTCCACCTCCTACATCAAGGTGTGGGACATCCGCGACTCGGCCAAGTGCATCCGCACGCTCAC gTCCTCGGGGCTGGTGAACGTGGGTGAGGTCTGCTCGGCCAACACCAGCCGCACCGTCACCATCCCGGCCGGCGAGAACCAGATCAACCAGATGGCGCTGAACGCCAGCGGCACCGTGCTCTACGCCGCCGCCGGCAACAGCGTCCGCGCCTGGGACCTCCGCAG GTTTGCGTCGACGGGGAAGCTGACAGGCCACCTGGGTCCGGTGATGTGTCTGACGGTGGACCAGACGGTGAACCACCAGGACCTGGTCATCACGGGCTCCAAGGATCACTACATCAGG ctgtttgATGTGACAGAGGGGTCTCTGGGCAGCATCGCCCCCACCCACAACTTTGAGCCCCCCCACTACGACGGCATCGAGTCCCTGGTGGTCCAGGGAGATCTGCTGTTCAGCGGCTCCCGGGACAACGGCATCAAGAAGTGGGACCTGGACCGCAAAGACCTGCTGcag CAGGTGCCCAACGCCCACCGGGACTGGGTGTGCGCCCTGGGCCTGGTGCCGGGCACGGCCGCCCTGCTGAGCggctgcagggggggggtgctgaagCTGTGGCACACGGACACACTCGGGCCCCTGGGGGAGCTGAGGGGCCACGAGAGCCCCATCAACGGCATCTCCACCAACAGCAGCCACCTGTTCACCGCCTccga cgaCCGCACGGTGAAGATCTGGCGAGCCAGGGGTGGTCTGGACAGCACCACGGACGCGGCCGACGCGGCCGAGGAACTGGCCAGcaactga
- the kif21a gene encoding kinesin-like protein KIF21A isoform X5, with protein sequence MSSGQDESSVRVALRIRPQLGREKIEGCHICTYVMPGEPQVILGKDKAFTYDHVFDMDSQQDAIYEACTEKLIEGCFEGYNATIFAYGQTGSGKTYTMGTGFDVNIGEEELGIIPRAVHHLYRGVAQRRQAAQDQGRPVPEFKINAQFLELYNEDVLDLFDSVRDAKQKPHIKIHEDAAGGIYTVGVTTRTVATEEEMMQCLKLGALSRTTASTQMNVQSSRSHAIFTIHLCQVRVCAPDPDADADAQDGETDNRVSNGNSEIDEFETLTAKFHFVDLAGSERLKRTGATGERAKEGISINCGLLALGNVISALGDRSKRSSHVPYRDSKLTRLLQDSLGGNSQTVMIACISPSDRDFMETLNSLKYANRARNIKNKVVVNQDRASQQISVLRTEIARLQIELMEYKTGKRLAGEDGVESFSDMFHENAMLQTESGNLRLRVKAMQETIDAQRARLTQVLSDQANQALSRAGEGGSEEIGNMIHGYIKEIEDLRAKLLESEAINESLRKNLSRASTRQSLYGGPGGPFSSMAPEKETSDVIELAKKDLEKLKKRERKKKRSAVKEELPDNDQDKGAEGAEKEGPERANEEAEMEPQEGSDHEEGEEDEEEDEEEMDVEESSDDSDSESDEKENFQADLANITCEIAIKQKLIDELENSQRRLHTLKQQYEQKLMMLQSKIRDTQLERDRVLHNMGSVESGTEDKARKIKLEYEKRLSVMNKELQKLQTAQKEHARLLKNQSQYEKQMKKLTLDVAEMKKTKVRLMKQMKEQQEKNRMNESRRNREIASLKKDQRKQEHQLKLLEAQKRQQELILRRKTEEVTALRRQARPTSGKVIRKVTTSDPSQDPYRPPSGRMYAPGNAAPNGTRSSYRRMTGLYSTRVARVKWQSLERRISDVIMQRMTISNMEADMNRLLKQREELTKRKEKVIRKRERLSREGPEAERAAAAPLNEEVDALGANIDYINDSIADCQANIMQMEEAKEEGDTADVSAVIGSCTLTESRFLLDHFMFMVINKGLQAAQKESQVKVMEGRLKQTEITSATQNQLLFHMLKEKAEVNPELDALLGNALQELGSIPPENADDSSSDESAQSPSAEGSTLASDLMKLCGDTRTRSKARRRTTTQMELLYPNSDSAPDTPTDFSSPMLPLAETPEGGGELDLSGSSVRDYTALSPGFSSKMGSMGIISPVQGSKSSRLAALQCVHVAEGHSKAVLCVDSTDDLLFTGSKDRTCKVWNLVTGQEIMALGGHPNNVVSVRYSSSLVFTVSTSYIKVWDIRDSAKCIRTLTSSGLVNVGEVCSANTSRTVTIPAGENQINQMALNASGTVLYAAAGNSVRAWDLRRFASTGKLTGHLGPVMCLTVDQTVNHQDLVITGSKDHYIRLFDVTEGSLGSIAPTHNFEPPHYDGIESLVVQGDLLFSGSRDNGIKKWDLDRKDLLQQVPNAHRDWVCALGLVPGTAALLSGCRGGVLKLWHTDTLGPLGELRGHESPINGISTNSSHLFTASDDRTVKIWRARGGLDSTTDAADAAEELASN encoded by the exons GATCCGGCCCCAGCTGGGCCGGGAGAAGATCGAGGGATGCCACATCTGTACTTATGTGATGCCCGGGGAGCCACAGGTGATCCTGGGGAAGGACAAGGCCTTCACCTACGACCACGTCTTCGACATGGACTCCCAGCAGGACGCCATCTACGAGGCCTGCACCGAGAAGCTCATAGAGGGATGCTTTGAGGGCTACAACGCCACCATCTTTGCCTACGGACAG ACGGGCTCGGGGAAGACGTACACCATGGGGACGGGCTTCGACGTCAACAtcggggaggaggagctgggcatCATCCCCCGCGCCGTGCACCACCTGTACCGGGGCGTGGCCCAGCGCCGCCAGGCCGCCCAGGACCAGGGCCGGCCCGTACCCGAGTTCAAGATCAACGCCCAGTTCCTGGAG CTCTACAACGAGGACGTCCTGGACCTGTTTGACTCTGTCCGAGACGCCAAGCAGAAACCCCACATCAAGATCCACGAGGACGCGGCGGGGGGCATCTACACCGTGGGGGTCACCACCCGCACCGTGGCCACCGAGGAAGAG ATGATGCAGTGCCTGAAGCTGGGGGCCCTCTCCCGGACCACCGCCAGCACCCAGATGAACGTGCAGAGCTCGCGCTCCCACGCCATCTTCACCATCCACCTCTGCCAAGTGCGCGTGTGCGCCCCCGACCCCGACGCTGACGCCGACGCC CAGGACGGAGAGACGGACAACAGGGTTTCCAACGGCAACTCGGAGATCGACGAGTTTGAAACCCTGACAGCCAAGTTCCACTTCGTGGACCTGGCCGGGTCGGAGAGGCTCAAGAGAACCGGGGCGACGGGGGAGCGCGCCAAGGAGGGCATCTCCATCAACTGTGGACTG CTGGCCTTGGGGAACGTGATCAGTGCCTTGGGAGACCGTAGCAAGCGGTCGTCCCACGTCCCGTACAGAGACTCCAAGCTCACCAGACTGCTGCAGGACTCCCTAGGGGGCAACAG CCAAACGGTGATGATCGCCTGCATCAGCCCGTCTGACCGGGACTTCATGGAGACTCTGAACTCACTGAAGTACGCCAACCGGGCGCGCAACATCAAGAACAAGGTGGTGGTGAACCAGGACCGCGCCAGCCAGCAGATCAGCGTCCTGAGAACCGAAATCGCCCGGCTGCAGATCGAGCTCATGGAGTACAAGACG gggaAGCGCTTGGCGGGGGAGGACGGCGTGGAGAGCTTCAGCGACATGTTCCACGAGAACGCCATGCTGCAGACGGAGAGCGGGAACCTGCGGCTCCGGGTCAAGGCCATGCAGGAGACCATCGACGCCCAGCGGGCCCGCCTCACCCAGGTCCTCAGCGACCAGGCCAACCAGGCGCTCAGCCGGGCAG GGGAGGGAGGCAGCGAGGAGATCGGCAACATGATCCACGGTTACATCAAGGAGATCGAAGACctcag AGCCAAGCTGCTGGAGAGCGAGGCCATCAACGAGAGCCTCCGTAAGAACCTGTCCCGGGCCTCCACCCGCCAGTCCCTgtacgggggccccggggggcccttctcctccatggccCCCGAGAAGGAGACCTCGGACGTCATTGAGCTGGCCAAGAAGGACCTGGAGAAGCTGAAGAAACGGGAGcgcaagaagaagaggag CGCTGTGAAGGAGGAGCTTCCAGACAACGACCAGGACaagggggcggagggggcggagaaggagggGCCGGAGAGGGCCAACGAGGAGGCAGAGATG GAACCCCAGGAGGGCAGCGACcacgaggagggagaggaggacgaggaggaggatgaggaggagatggacgtGGAGGAGAGCTCGGACGACTCTGACTCAGAGTCGGATGAAAAAG AGAACTTCCAGGCGGACCTGGCCAACATCACATGTGAGATCGCCATCAAGCAGAAGCTGATTGACGAGCTGGAGAACAGCCAGCGGCGGCTGCACACGCTGAAGCAGCAGTACGAGCAGAAGCTCATGATGCTGCAGAGCAAGATCAGGGACACCCAGCTGGAGAGGGACCGCGTGCTGCACAACATGG gctCGGTGGAGAGCGGCACGGAGGACAAGGCCCGCAAGATCAAGCTGGAGTACGAGAAGAGGCTGAGCGTGATGAACAAGGAGCTGCAGAAGCTGCAGACGGCTCAGAAGGAGCACGCCCGCCTGCTGAAGAACCAGTCGCAGTACGAGAAGCAGATGAAGAAACTGACCCTGGACGTGGCCGAGATGAAGAAGACCAAG GTCAGGCTGATGAAGCAGAtgaaggagcagcaggagaagaACCGAATGAACGAGTCTCGCAGGAACCGGGAAATCGCCTCCCTGAAGAAAGACCAGCGCAAGCAGGAG CACCAACTCAAGCTGCTTGAGGCCCAGAAGAGGCAGCAGGAGCTGATCCTAAGGAGGAAGACTGAGGAG GTCACGGCTCTGAGGCGACAGGCCCGGCCCACGTCTGGGAAGGTCATCAGGAAGGTCACAACCTCTGACCCCAGCCAGGACCCCTACAGACCTCCCTCTGGACGCATGTACGCCCCGGGCAACGCTGCTCCAAACGGCACCAG GTCTTCGTACCGGCGCATGACGGGCCTGTACTCCACCAGAGTGGCCCGGGTAAAATGGCAGTCCTTGGAGCGCCGCATCTCTGACGTCATCATGCAGAGGATGACCATCTCCAACATGGAGGCCGACATGAACCGCCTGCTCAAG CAACGGGAGGAGCTGACCAAGCGCAAGGAGAAGGTGATCCGGAAGCGGGAGCGTCTGTCGAGGGAGGGGCCGGAGGCggagcgggcggcggcggcgccactGAACGAGGAGGTCGACGCCCTGGGGGCGAACATCGACTACATCAATGACAGCATCGCCGACTGCCAGGCCAACATCATGCAGATGGAGGAGGCTAAG gaggagggagacacgGCGGACGTCTCGGCCGTGATTGGCTCGTGCACGCTGACAGAATCCCGCTTCCTACTGGATCACTTCATGTTCATGGTCATCAACAAG ggtCTGCAGGCGGCCCAGAAGGAGTCCCAGGTGAAGGTGATGGAGGGGCGTCTGAAGCAGACGGAGATCACCAGCGCCACCCAGAACCAGCTGCTGTTCCACATGCTGAAGGAGAAGGCCGAGGTCAACCCTGAGCTGGACGCGCTGCTCGGGAACGCCCTGCAGG AGCTAGGTAGCATACCGCCGG AGAACGCAGACGACAGCAGCAGCGACGAGTCAGCCCAGAGTCCCTCGGCAGAAGGGAG CACCTTGGCTTCGGACCTCATGAAGCTGTGTGGGGACACCAGAACCAGGAGTAAG GCTCGCAGGCGGACCACCACTCAGATGGAGCTGCTGTACCCCAACAGTGACTCCGCCCCGGACACGCCCACCGACTTCTCCAGCCCCATGCTGCCATTGGCCGAAACGCCGGAAGGGGGCGGGGAGCTGGACTTGTCGGGCTCCTCTGTCAGGGACTACACTGCTCTTTCTCCTGGCTTCTCCTCTAAAATGGGCAGCAT GGGTATCATCAGCCCTGTGCAGGGCTCTAAGAGCAGCCGTCTGGCGGCTCTGCAGTGCGTCCACGTGGCTGAGGGCCACAGCAAGGCGGTGCTCTGTGTGGACAGCACCGACGACCTGCTGTTCACTGGCTCCAAGG accgGACCTGCAAGGTGTGGAACCTGGTGACGGGCCAGGAGATCATGGCCCTGGGGGGCCACCCCAACAACGTGGTGTCGGTGCGCTACAGCTCCAGCCTGGTGTTCACCGTCTCCACCTCCTACATCAAGGTGTGGGACATCCGCGACTCGGCCAAGTGCATCCGCACGCTCAC gTCCTCGGGGCTGGTGAACGTGGGTGAGGTCTGCTCGGCCAACACCAGCCGCACCGTCACCATCCCGGCCGGCGAGAACCAGATCAACCAGATGGCGCTGAACGCCAGCGGCACCGTGCTCTACGCCGCCGCCGGCAACAGCGTCCGCGCCTGGGACCTCCGCAG GTTTGCGTCGACGGGGAAGCTGACAGGCCACCTGGGTCCGGTGATGTGTCTGACGGTGGACCAGACGGTGAACCACCAGGACCTGGTCATCACGGGCTCCAAGGATCACTACATCAGG ctgtttgATGTGACAGAGGGGTCTCTGGGCAGCATCGCCCCCACCCACAACTTTGAGCCCCCCCACTACGACGGCATCGAGTCCCTGGTGGTCCAGGGAGATCTGCTGTTCAGCGGCTCCCGGGACAACGGCATCAAGAAGTGGGACCTGGACCGCAAAGACCTGCTGcag CAGGTGCCCAACGCCCACCGGGACTGGGTGTGCGCCCTGGGCCTGGTGCCGGGCACGGCCGCCCTGCTGAGCggctgcagggggggggtgctgaagCTGTGGCACACGGACACACTCGGGCCCCTGGGGGAGCTGAGGGGCCACGAGAGCCCCATCAACGGCATCTCCACCAACAGCAGCCACCTGTTCACCGCCTccga cgaCCGCACGGTGAAGATCTGGCGAGCCAGGGGTGGTCTGGACAGCACCACGGACGCGGCCGACGCGGCCGAGGAACTGGCCAGcaactga